In one Leptospiraceae bacterium genomic region, the following are encoded:
- a CDS encoding long-chain fatty acid--CoA ligase, whose product MNGLMMNYSLTLDKMLTRANTVFPSQEIVSRLADGSIHRYTYKDFYKRVLRLMNALRTLGVKPGDRVATFAWNNYRHMEIYFAVPALGAVLHTLNIKLFPESLTYIVNHAEDKFIFVDKSLVKPLAALQDTFKTVENYIIMDDKAAEPDIQFKTSLDYENLINQADETESFIELDENTAAGLCYTSGTTGEPKGALYSHRSMFLHAVGICMTDTLGIGARDAVLPVVPMFHVNAWGIPFACCLSGAKPVFPGPGLLGKPIAELIEQEKVTIAAGVPTIWNLLYHHLKKEKHDVSSLKSIVVGGSAVPEALIRGFQKDFGLSILHAWGMTETSPVGTVCNLLPQIAALPEEERFSYKAKQGLPAPMVELRIVDDKGNDVVRDGKASGELLIRGPWVVSSYFNNDSESARQAFTEDGWFRTGDVASIDPMGYMQITDRVKDLIKTRGEWLSSVEMENLAMSHPSVLEATVVGRADDVRGEAPVLFVVVQETEKGKLSAKEVYDHLSPHFAHWQLPKISDIHFIESIPKTSVGKFDKKVLRKQLQEG is encoded by the coding sequence ATGAATGGCTTAATGATGAATTATTCTTTAACCCTCGATAAGATGTTAACCAGAGCGAATACGGTATTCCCTTCACAGGAAATTGTAAGCCGTCTGGCTGATGGAAGCATACACCGTTATACATATAAGGATTTTTATAAAAGGGTACTCAGATTAATGAATGCCCTGAGAACTCTTGGAGTAAAACCCGGAGATCGAGTAGCAACTTTTGCCTGGAATAACTACAGGCACATGGAAATCTATTTTGCAGTTCCTGCCCTGGGTGCTGTTCTTCATACATTGAATATTAAATTATTTCCGGAATCTTTGACCTACATCGTAAACCATGCAGAAGATAAGTTCATCTTCGTAGATAAGTCTTTAGTTAAACCCTTAGCTGCTTTACAGGATACCTTCAAAACAGTTGAAAACTACATCATCATGGATGATAAAGCAGCAGAACCGGATATACAGTTTAAAACTTCTCTTGATTATGAAAATCTAATAAATCAGGCCGATGAAACAGAGTCCTTCATAGAACTCGATGAAAATACTGCAGCAGGTCTTTGCTACACTTCCGGTACAACCGGGGAACCGAAAGGAGCTTTATACTCCCACCGTTCTATGTTTTTACACGCAGTAGGAATTTGTATGACAGATACCCTGGGCATAGGTGCAAGAGATGCCGTTTTGCCGGTAGTTCCGATGTTTCACGTGAATGCCTGGGGTATTCCCTTTGCCTGCTGCCTTTCCGGGGCCAAACCTGTATTCCCCGGTCCCGGCCTTCTGGGCAAACCCATTGCCGAACTAATCGAACAGGAAAAAGTTACTATAGCTGCCGGTGTTCCGACCATCTGGAATTTATTATACCACCACCTCAAGAAAGAGAAGCACGATGTGTCAAGCTTAAAAAGTATTGTAGTAGGAGGTTCTGCTGTTCCTGAGGCCTTAATCCGTGGCTTTCAAAAAGATTTCGGTCTATCTATTTTACACGCCTGGGGCATGACAGAAACCTCACCTGTAGGCACGGTATGCAATCTACTTCCACAAATTGCTGCTCTTCCGGAAGAAGAACGATTCAGTTACAAAGCAAAACAGGGACTTCCGGCACCCATGGTGGAATTGAGAATAGTCGATGATAAGGGAAATGATGTTGTGAGAGATGGTAAAGCCAGCGGAGAACTTTTAATTCGCGGCCCCTGGGTAGTCAGTTCTTATTTCAATAATGATTCGGAAAGTGCCAGGCAAGCTTTTACAGAAGATGGCTGGTTTCGCACGGGTGATGTAGCTTCTATTGATCCTATGGGTTACATGCAAATAACAGACCGGGTGAAAGATTTAATTAAGACCCGAGGCGAGTGGTTATCCAGTGTAGAGATGGAAAATTTAGCGATGTCTCATCCTTCAGTCTTAGAGGCAACCGTAGTCGGTAGAGCAGATGATGTAAGGGGAGAAGCACCTGTATTGTTTGTGGTTGTGCAGGAGACGGAAAAAGGAAAGCTAAGTGCAAAAGAAGTTTACGATCATCTAAGTCCTCATTTTGCTCACTGGCAATTACCTAAAATATCTGACATTCACTTCATTGAGTCTATACCCAAAACCAGTGTTGGTAAATTTGATAAGAAAGTCTTGAGAAAACAGTTACAGGAAGGCTAA
- a CDS encoding 1-acyl-sn-glycerol-3-phosphate acyltransferase, protein MQPEFSNQVVEKIERNSFVYHFTLYFISYFHRFIFHKVDCILPAEHKFIEVPYPSSCIANHVTAHDVLSLTVAYRKIHTEARFTFPARQDILEENFLVKYYKKKNWKTSILQMIDKTQLIPSLFRYLGAVPIKRPFRDDARKLLKEGLLRDTVKENWDTLLKNMQGGRTLFAFPEGRFSFNGWLNRIQKGIFSLYQSGFRRYLFINFTYDFLSHKKPNLYIHLRKLEEFPEGLAEREFLELVKERLGSLFVINPSNLFSYLLFTEQVRKGVQELEFYELYLRFSKQLQREFVVRGFQEKMDKLFEHFKSSAIKTSFLELKDGILRGREKLYQDISSQNQYLRKKNIYLFHANQLFSYESRLQSFLKE, encoded by the coding sequence ATGCAGCCAGAATTTAGCAATCAGGTAGTCGAAAAAATCGAAAGGAACTCATTTGTTTACCATTTTACGTTATACTTTATTTCCTATTTTCATAGATTTATATTCCACAAAGTTGACTGTATTCTTCCTGCTGAACATAAATTCATAGAAGTGCCTTACCCCAGTAGTTGTATTGCGAATCATGTAACAGCTCATGATGTGCTTTCTTTAACTGTTGCCTATCGGAAAATTCATACCGAAGCCAGATTTACTTTCCCGGCCAGGCAGGATATACTCGAAGAAAATTTCTTAGTAAAATATTATAAAAAGAAGAATTGGAAAACAAGTATATTACAGATGATAGACAAAACCCAGCTGATTCCTTCTCTATTTCGTTATCTGGGTGCTGTACCTATAAAGCGTCCTTTCAGAGACGATGCAAGAAAACTTTTAAAAGAAGGACTTCTTCGTGATACGGTCAAAGAAAACTGGGATACTCTGCTAAAGAATATGCAGGGAGGAAGAACCCTATTCGCTTTTCCGGAAGGAAGATTTTCTTTTAATGGTTGGTTAAATCGTATACAAAAAGGAATTTTTTCACTTTATCAATCCGGTTTCAGACGCTATTTGTTTATAAATTTCACTTATGATTTCCTAAGTCATAAAAAGCCAAATTTATATATCCATTTAAGAAAACTGGAAGAATTTCCGGAAGGACTTGCAGAAAGAGAATTCTTAGAGCTTGTAAAAGAACGACTTGGCTCTCTTTTTGTAATCAACCCCTCTAATCTTTTTTCCTACTTACTGTTTACCGAACAGGTAAGAAAGGGAGTTCAAGAATTAGAGTTTTATGAATTATATCTAAGATTTTCCAAACAATTGCAAAGAGAATTTGTGGTAAGGGGATTTCAAGAGAAGATGGATAAACTTTTTGAACATTTTAAAAGTTCTGCAATAAAAACTTCTTTTTTAGAATTAAAAGATGGAATTTTAAGAGGAAGAGAAAAGTTATACCAGGACATATCTTCTCAAAACCAGTATTTACGTAAGAAAAATATCTATTTATTTCATGCAAATCAACTTTTTTCTTATGAAAGTCGTCTACAATCATTCTTGAAAGAGTAA
- the thiC gene encoding phosphomethylpyrimidine synthase ThiC, with translation MQESTNNNSFQIEETLAVRNILQDKFSIDGHTIPTRKVNLSDGSSIELYDTRGPQGFDPREGIPKRRKDWLAKRLQSGIQNPTQLYYAKKGELTEEMQFVALREGLKPEFVLSEVARGRAIIPANINHTELEPMIIGRNFLVKINANIGNSIMASSIEEEVEKLRLAIHYGADTIMDLSTGKNIHETREWIIRNSPVPVGTVPIYQALEKVHGKAEELTFDLFMETLEEQAKQGVDYFTIHAGVLLRYIPLTSKRLTGIVSRGGSILARWCLAHHKENFLYTNFREICKLMKKYDISFSLGDGLRPGSIADANDEAQFAELETLGELSKIAYEEDVQVMIEGPGHVPMHLIKENMDKQLEICKEAPFYTLGPLVTDIAPGYDHITSAIGAAMIGWFGTAMLCYVTPKEHLGLPGKNDVKDGIVTYKIAAHAADLAKGHPGAKERDDLLSKARFEFRWEDQFNLSLDPETAREFHDETLPGERMKEAHFCSMCGPHFCSMKITGEIREYAKKKGLELNSAIEEGMEEKSKEFSQKGSELYVKKTG, from the coding sequence ATGCAAGAATCAACCAATAATAATTCATTTCAAATTGAAGAAACCCTGGCAGTCAGGAATATTTTGCAAGATAAATTCAGTATTGATGGACATACCATTCCCACAAGAAAAGTAAACCTAAGCGATGGAAGTTCTATTGAATTGTATGATACAAGAGGTCCGCAGGGTTTTGACCCGAGAGAAGGAATTCCAAAACGTAGAAAAGACTGGTTAGCCAAACGTTTGCAGAGTGGAATTCAAAATCCGACTCAACTGTATTACGCCAAAAAAGGAGAGCTAACAGAAGAAATGCAGTTTGTGGCTCTTCGCGAAGGTTTAAAGCCGGAATTTGTTCTTTCTGAAGTAGCAAGAGGTAGAGCTATCATTCCGGCTAACATAAATCATACAGAATTAGAACCTATGATCATCGGAAGAAATTTTCTTGTTAAAATAAATGCTAATATAGGAAATTCTATTATGGCATCCTCCATTGAAGAAGAGGTAGAGAAGCTTAGACTGGCCATTCATTACGGAGCTGACACCATAATGGATTTATCGACTGGAAAAAATATACACGAAACTCGGGAGTGGATAATACGAAATTCACCGGTCCCGGTTGGAACGGTTCCGATTTACCAGGCCCTCGAAAAAGTTCATGGCAAGGCAGAAGAGCTTACTTTTGACTTATTCATGGAGACCCTCGAAGAGCAAGCAAAACAGGGAGTTGACTATTTTACCATTCACGCAGGTGTTTTACTTCGCTATATTCCACTAACTTCTAAAAGACTTACCGGGATCGTTTCAAGGGGTGGCTCAATTCTTGCAAGGTGGTGCTTAGCTCATCATAAAGAAAACTTTCTTTATACAAATTTTCGTGAGATCTGTAAGCTTATGAAAAAATATGATATTTCCTTTTCACTCGGAGATGGTCTGCGACCGGGTTCTATTGCAGATGCTAATGATGAAGCCCAATTTGCAGAATTAGAAACCTTAGGAGAATTATCTAAAATTGCCTACGAAGAAGATGTACAGGTGATGATAGAGGGACCGGGACATGTTCCGATGCATCTCATTAAAGAAAATATGGATAAGCAGTTAGAAATTTGTAAGGAAGCTCCTTTTTATACACTCGGACCTCTTGTAACCGACATTGCCCCCGGATATGACCACATTACATCTGCAATAGGTGCTGCCATGATAGGCTGGTTTGGAACCGCCATGCTCTGCTACGTAACCCCGAAAGAACATCTAGGTCTTCCCGGAAAGAACGACGTAAAAGACGGAATTGTTACTTACAAAATAGCTGCTCATGCAGCAGACCTTGCCAAAGGTCATCCCGGAGCCAAAGAAAGAGATGACCTCTTGAGTAAGGCCAGGTTTGAGTTTCGATGGGAAGACCAGTTTAATCTGTCCTTAGACCCTGAAACAGCAAGAGAATTTCATGATGAAACTTTACCCGGTGAAAGAATGAAAGAAGCACATTTTTGTTCCATGTGCGGTCCGCATTTTTGTTCCATGAAGATTACCGGAGAAATCAGGGAATATGCCAAAAAGAAAGGCCTGGAGCTTAATTCAGCCATTGAGGAAGGAATGGAAGAGAAGTCGAAAGAGTTTTCCCAAAAAGGTAGTGAGTTATACGTGAAAAAAACAGGATAA
- a CDS encoding AAA family ATPase, which translates to MLKIAYGEASFDNLRRDGSIYVDKTHFIPIVERNKKFFFIRPRRMGKSLWISVLQAYYDLAKKEQFDILFSGLYIQKNPTELKNSYLVFKLDFSGINTKTEESLRLDFDYRVRRTAEDFLYVYRNIYGDAYKRLETEDKNFTAANVVNFLKGESIRVKERIYVFIDEYDHFANKLAAEGRESFIRTIMAEAGFVREFYEQLKIASGEGVVERFFITGVSPIMLDELSSGFNITSDMSTDSRFNEMIGFTREEVRGLLDKVEIDKFKQKSKEEVLNDLIVLYDGYKFSEGVKERLFNSDMVLYFLERFSATGYPQDLLDENVKTDYNKLRGLIIGASGKEKLQTILEEINLKNTLELSLVKRFNFEQRFSDNELKSLLFYLGLLTFGDGFNQFVIPNQVIRTLYWEYLRRFLEESQSIEFELGPLNKALREMAEVGKTEALKELAIEFFSNKLSNYDYSGLSEKHVKFLFVSYFTLSKIYNIISERELPGRKRIDLLYEAHPAYYEYVKYNFIIEFKYIRKTDSKKEIEDKRKEVISQAKENYEIYKANFKLFGRELRSIAMLVFHSREVEIIEVAGF; encoded by the coding sequence ATGCTTAAAATAGCCTACGGAGAAGCCAGTTTTGACAATTTAAGAAGGGATGGATCTATCTATGTAGATAAAACCCATTTTATTCCTATAGTGGAAAGAAACAAAAAGTTTTTTTTTATACGTCCTCGAAGGATGGGAAAAAGCCTCTGGATAAGTGTCTTGCAGGCCTATTATGACCTGGCCAAAAAAGAACAATTTGATATTCTATTTTCCGGTCTTTATATACAGAAAAATCCTACCGAACTGAAAAACTCTTACCTTGTCTTTAAGCTGGATTTTTCCGGGATTAATACAAAAACAGAAGAATCTCTTAGACTGGATTTCGATTATCGAGTAAGAAGAACTGCGGAAGATTTTCTTTATGTTTACAGGAATATATACGGTGATGCTTATAAACGATTGGAAACAGAAGATAAAAATTTTACAGCAGCCAACGTAGTAAACTTTCTTAAGGGTGAATCTATCCGTGTAAAAGAGAGGATCTATGTTTTCATAGATGAATATGACCATTTTGCGAATAAGTTAGCCGCGGAAGGACGGGAATCTTTTATTCGAACGATCATGGCAGAAGCGGGCTTTGTAAGAGAATTTTACGAACAGCTAAAGATCGCAAGCGGAGAAGGAGTGGTTGAGAGATTTTTTATCACGGGAGTTTCTCCCATCATGTTAGATGAGCTTTCGAGTGGCTTTAATATCACGAGCGATATGAGTACAGATTCAAGATTTAATGAAATGATAGGTTTTACAAGAGAGGAAGTAAGGGGACTGCTGGATAAAGTCGAGATAGATAAGTTTAAACAAAAATCCAAAGAGGAAGTCTTAAACGATCTGATCGTATTATACGATGGATATAAATTTAGTGAAGGAGTAAAGGAAAGACTCTTTAACTCGGATATGGTGCTTTATTTTTTGGAACGATTTTCAGCAACCGGCTACCCTCAGGACTTACTCGATGAAAATGTAAAAACCGATTACAATAAATTACGGGGACTGATTATAGGAGCATCGGGTAAAGAGAAACTTCAGACTATCCTTGAAGAGATTAATTTAAAAAATACTCTGGAATTGAGCCTTGTGAAACGATTTAATTTTGAACAACGATTTAGTGATAACGAGTTAAAATCTCTTTTATTTTATCTTGGGCTTCTGACTTTTGGAGATGGATTTAACCAATTTGTAATTCCGAACCAGGTGATTCGAACCCTGTATTGGGAGTATTTACGACGTTTTCTGGAAGAAAGTCAGAGTATCGAATTTGAACTCGGTCCCTTGAATAAAGCTCTTCGTGAGATGGCGGAAGTCGGTAAGACAGAAGCGTTGAAGGAACTGGCTATAGAATTTTTCTCGAATAAACTATCTAACTATGACTACAGCGGACTTTCAGAAAAGCATGTGAAGTTTTTATTTGTATCTTATTTTACCTTGAGTAAAATATATAATATTATCTCGGAGAGAGAACTTCCGGGAAGAAAACGAATCGACCTTCTCTACGAAGCTCATCCTGCCTATTATGAGTATGTAAAGTATAACTTTATTATAGAATTTAAGTATATTCGAAAAACCGATAGTAAGAAAGAAATAGAAGATAAGAGAAAGGAAGTCATTTCACAGGCGAAAGAAAACTACGAGATTTATAAAGCTAACTTCAAGCTCTTTGGTCGAGAGCTTCGCTCTATAGCCATGCTGGTTTTTCACAGCAGGGAAGTAGAAATAATCGAAGTCGCCGGATTTTAA
- the purE gene encoding 5-(carboxyamino)imidazole ribonucleotide mutase: MGSASDWPVMKEACLILKEFGVSFVKKIVSAHRSPDLMYSFAKGAREKGIKVIIAGAGGAAHLPGMVASLCTLPVLGVPVPSKHLSGQDSLYSIVQMPGGIPVGTLAIGAAGAKNAGLLAVRILSNSNVVLSEKLSSYAKQLCDEALSREGELVL; encoded by the coding sequence ATGGGTTCGGCTTCCGATTGGCCGGTGATGAAAGAGGCCTGCCTTATCTTAAAAGAATTTGGTGTAAGTTTTGTTAAGAAGATTGTTTCAGCACACAGGTCTCCAGATTTAATGTACAGTTTTGCGAAAGGGGCAAGAGAAAAGGGCATTAAGGTGATAATTGCCGGGGCAGGAGGAGCAGCCCATCTTCCCGGAATGGTAGCCTCACTTTGTACCCTTCCTGTTCTCGGAGTCCCGGTTCCCTCAAAACATTTATCCGGTCAGGATAGCCTCTATTCTATTGTCCAAATGCCCGGGGGAATTCCGGTTGGAACCCTGGCTATAGGAGCAGCCGGGGCTAAAAATGCCGGTCTTTTAGCTGTTCGTATATTATCAAATAGTAATGTAGTACTTTCAGAAAAACTAAGTTCCTATGCGAAGCAACTTTGTGACGAAGCCTTGAGTCGGGAAGGAGAACTTGTACTATGA
- a CDS encoding 5-(carboxyamino)imidazole ribonucleotide synthase — translation MILPAARLGLMGSGQLGRMFTQVAEQNGYRVACYSPETNSPASKMGAREYVASYEDEKSLSIFLSEIDALTFEFENIPKTALNLIKKFRDKGLRVCPSPEAIEIAQDRSREKAFFNEHGMPTTAFYPIRGIEDFYEIIDKIQYPVIIKVNQFGYDGKGQKKIHNVEEAEEWIRSMKGSSLIIEEVVEFEKELSIIIAGFEGGEIYYYLPSENIHKNHILDFTINPAKISNSIQRQCVEYSTKLIHSLHYVGVLGLEFFLSGEEVLCNEFAPRPHNSGHFTQDACNLSQFDLQLRALCNLPMPEELVSRPCIMKNIMGEDMETLPKAMQNYFQTTGYSLHLYGKEEARKGRKMGHWNYTGKLNYREAFPY, via the coding sequence ATGATTTTACCTGCTGCGAGACTCGGTCTCATGGGAAGCGGACAATTAGGCCGCATGTTCACCCAGGTAGCAGAACAGAACGGTTATAGGGTTGCCTGTTATTCCCCCGAAACCAACTCTCCAGCTTCTAAAATGGGAGCCAGAGAATATGTAGCTTCCTATGAAGATGAAAAATCTTTAAGTATATTCTTATCCGAAATCGATGCTCTCACATTTGAGTTTGAAAATATTCCAAAAACTGCATTAAATCTCATTAAAAAGTTTCGTGATAAAGGACTTCGGGTTTGTCCTTCTCCAGAAGCTATAGAAATTGCCCAGGATAGAAGCCGGGAAAAAGCTTTTTTTAATGAACACGGTATGCCGACTACGGCCTTTTATCCCATCCGTGGAATCGAAGATTTTTATGAAATTATAGATAAGATTCAATATCCGGTGATTATTAAAGTGAATCAATTTGGTTATGATGGAAAAGGTCAGAAAAAAATTCATAATGTAGAAGAAGCCGAGGAATGGATCCGTTCCATGAAAGGAAGCTCTCTTATTATTGAAGAAGTGGTAGAATTCGAAAAAGAACTCTCTATTATTATTGCAGGTTTTGAGGGAGGAGAAATTTACTATTATCTACCCTCTGAGAATATTCATAAAAATCATATTCTTGATTTTACGATTAATCCGGCAAAAATTTCTAATTCCATTCAAAGGCAATGTGTTGAATATTCTACAAAACTTATACACTCCCTGCATTATGTAGGTGTGCTGGGACTTGAATTCTTTCTTTCCGGTGAAGAAGTGCTTTGTAATGAATTTGCTCCGAGACCCCATAACTCCGGACATTTTACTCAGGATGCCTGTAATCTTTCCCAATTTGATCTGCAACTCAGGGCCTTATGTAATCTACCTATGCCGGAAGAACTGGTTTCCCGTCCCTGCATCATGAAAAATATTATGGGTGAAGATATGGAAACGTTGCCGAAGGCGATGCAAAATTACTTTCAAACAACAGGTTACTCACTTCATTTATACGGAAAAGAAGAAGCCAGAAAAGGAAGGAAAATGGGGCATTGGAATTATACGGGAAAGCTCAATTACAGAGAAGCCTTCCCGTATTAG
- a CDS encoding MBL fold metallo-hydrolase: protein MRVIALGVNSAFATGTYDENGFYKPKWQSNFLIEFDARGKIREDVYRFVIDFGSDIRHALAYRGLKMGDIDAWYCSHPHADHIGGVEGIALSTVFNPFWNKDKVAWLKNSDGSMDSVADRLFDAEPIPDNCKPSLWGHKTVLDEVWQAAAPGLKTLQGVQIVSLETYFDVQVMKSNFNYTFEDGNRTWEVDTVMSTHVLAGTTLMPSYGLRFRSSDGKNILFPTDTLWMMPPNMSGFYKRADVIYQDCETGFKSGVHSHIDDIRLADTTVKKKCYLYHYLEEPEVEEGEFKGVLRMGDVHTY, encoded by the coding sequence ATGAGAGTTATAGCCCTCGGTGTAAATAGTGCCTTTGCCACAGGCACTTATGATGAGAATGGTTTTTACAAACCCAAATGGCAGTCTAACTTCTTAATTGAGTTTGATGCCAGGGGAAAAATTCGAGAAGACGTTTATCGCTTTGTGATTGATTTTGGTTCAGATATACGCCATGCCCTCGCTTACCGGGGACTAAAGATGGGAGACATCGATGCCTGGTATTGCAGTCACCCTCACGCTGACCACATCGGTGGTGTTGAAGGAATTGCCCTGTCCACTGTGTTCAACCCTTTTTGGAATAAAGACAAAGTTGCCTGGTTAAAGAACTCCGATGGAAGTATGGACTCGGTAGCTGACAGACTTTTTGATGCAGAACCCATTCCGGATAACTGCAAGCCTTCCCTCTGGGGGCACAAGACTGTTCTCGATGAAGTCTGGCAGGCAGCAGCACCCGGCTTAAAAACTTTACAGGGAGTCCAAATTGTAAGCCTGGAAACTTACTTTGACGTTCAGGTGATGAAGAGTAACTTTAACTATACTTTTGAAGACGGAAATAGAACCTGGGAAGTGGATACGGTAATGAGTACCCACGTTTTGGCCGGAACAACTCTTATGCCTTCTTACGGTCTTCGCTTCCGTAGCTCCGATGGTAAAAACATCTTATTTCCAACTGACACCCTCTGGATGATGCCCCCGAATATGTCCGGCTTCTATAAGCGTGCAGACGTCATTTACCAGGATTGTGAAACCGGTTTTAAATCAGGAGTACATTCTCATATTGACGACATTCGTCTTGCAGATACAACTGTAAAAAAGAAATGCTACCTCTATCATTATCTCGAAGAACCCGAAGTGGAAGAGGGAGAATTTAAAGGTGTTTTACGAATGGGAGATGTTCATACCTATTAA
- a CDS encoding thiol oxidoreductase: MRYLLLLLIVFIVSCTENLHEAYSGGETTVFDRSLNAFNKIASNIKEQEKVLSFNRGNQIFKALWSNDGISPFQGLGPLHNSNSCNGCHFLGGRGRNRYESETIFHSLIFKIKTKDNSLYGLQLQDKSIPEVSPEAVADLRFEEIKGSFPDGETFSLRKPIYSFSRWAHKPPVDLDFSPRVAPVIYGMGLLSLISEAELQTIADPEDKNKDGISGRLNRVFHLKTKQVKIGRFGWKANQPDIEQLIALALHEDMGITSRLIPYQNCTEKQRDCKKAQSFGPEIDPNMFKDLLYYTMLVAVPAARNVEREEFKEGKHIFKQLSCDSCHKPKFTTIEDKDFPELSKQKIRPYTDLLLHEMGDDLADGYEDGEAKAKEWRTSPLWGIGLYLEVSQHSELLHDGRARGIQEAILWHGGEAQKSKETFMNLPKTEREKLLYFLQSL; encoded by the coding sequence ATGCGCTATCTCTTACTTTTACTAATAGTTTTTATAGTTTCCTGCACGGAAAACTTACACGAAGCTTATTCCGGTGGAGAAACGACGGTATTTGATAGATCTCTTAATGCTTTTAATAAAATAGCCTCCAATATAAAAGAACAGGAAAAGGTTCTCAGCTTTAACAGGGGCAACCAGATTTTTAAAGCGCTCTGGTCTAATGATGGCATAAGTCCTTTTCAGGGTCTCGGCCCTTTGCACAATTCAAATTCCTGTAACGGCTGTCATTTTTTAGGGGGAAGAGGACGCAACCGCTATGAATCGGAAACTATTTTTCATTCCCTGATTTTTAAAATTAAAACCAAAGATAATTCCTTATATGGCTTACAATTGCAGGATAAATCCATTCCTGAAGTTTCTCCGGAAGCTGTAGCAGATCTCAGGTTCGAAGAAATAAAAGGAAGCTTTCCAGATGGAGAAACATTTAGCTTAAGAAAACCGATATATTCTTTTTCGAGATGGGCACATAAACCCCCTGTGGACCTAGACTTTTCTCCGAGGGTGGCCCCGGTGATATACGGTATGGGTCTTTTAAGTCTTATTTCTGAAGCTGAGTTACAGACAATCGCTGATCCGGAGGATAAAAATAAAGATGGAATTTCAGGTAGATTAAACCGGGTCTTTCATTTAAAGACAAAACAGGTAAAGATAGGACGATTTGGTTGGAAAGCTAACCAGCCTGATATAGAACAGCTTATAGCTTTAGCTTTACACGAGGACATGGGAATTACCTCAAGACTCATTCCTTACCAGAATTGTACCGAGAAGCAAAGAGACTGCAAGAAAGCTCAGAGTTTCGGGCCTGAAATTGATCCGAATATGTTTAAAGATTTATTATATTATACTATGCTGGTTGCCGTTCCAGCCGCGAGAAACGTGGAAAGAGAAGAATTTAAAGAAGGCAAACACATATTTAAACAACTATCCTGTGATAGTTGTCATAAGCCGAAATTCACAACAATTGAAGATAAAGATTTTCCGGAACTTTCGAAGCAAAAAATTCGACCCTATACTGATTTACTCTTACACGAGATGGGAGATGATTTAGCTGATGGCTATGAAGATGGAGAAGCGAAAGCTAAGGAATGGAGAACCTCTCCCCTCTGGGGAATCGGGCTTTACCTCGAAGTGAGCCAGCATTCCGAACTATTGCACGACGGAAGAGCGAGAGGAATCCAGGAAGCGATTCTCTGGCATGGAGGAGAAGCACAAAAAAGTAAAGAAACCTTTATGAATCTCCCTAAAACGGAGAGGGAAAAACTCTTGTATTTCCTGCAATCTTTGTAA